A window from Oscillatoria sp. FACHB-1406 encodes these proteins:
- a CDS encoding sigma-70 family RNA polymerase sigma factor, with protein MTAQSHEEIYLLGCIAREDRRALAQLYDRYARVLFAFALKIVASREEAEEVVLDVFERVWKTAASYDPKKGRVDTWLFTIARSRSIDKLRAKKRQGKLAEASEQNAQAEASTSPEPLEDAMVRERRQQVLEALAKLPPEQRHAIELAYYQGLSRNEIAAQTGHSAGTVATRIRLGLNKLRQYLDEAR; from the coding sequence ATGACAGCCCAATCCCACGAAGAAATCTATCTCCTGGGTTGTATTGCCCGGGAGGATCGACGCGCTCTCGCCCAACTGTACGATCGCTACGCGCGCGTCCTTTTTGCCTTTGCCCTAAAAATTGTGGCTTCCCGCGAAGAAGCCGAAGAAGTCGTTCTCGATGTTTTCGAGCGAGTGTGGAAGACGGCGGCGAGTTACGATCCGAAAAAGGGGAGAGTGGATACCTGGTTATTTACGATCGCGCGTTCTCGCTCCATCGATAAATTGCGCGCCAAAAAGCGTCAGGGAAAACTCGCCGAAGCCTCGGAACAAAACGCGCAAGCCGAAGCCTCTACCTCCCCAGAACCCCTCGAAGACGCGATGGTAAGAGAACGCCGCCAACAAGTCCTCGAAGCCCTTGCTAAACTGCCGCCCGAACAGCGCCACGCGATCGAACTCGCTTACTACCAAGGACTCTCCCGCAACGAAATTGCCGCCCAAACCGGACATTCTGCCGGAACTGTCGCGACGAGAATTCGCTTGGGACTCAATAAATTGCGGCAATATTTGGATGAGGCTCGTTAG
- a CDS encoding type II toxin-antitoxin system RelE/ParE family toxin: protein MKYRVEISSVAETEADGAFLRLSQVTSPAKASQWYSGLLQAIESLSQMPKRCPLAREDEYFSQEIRQLLYGRGRNSYRILFTVLEGQNTLTVRILHIRHASQQTIGEDPEEADAT from the coding sequence ATGAAGTATCGCGTCGAAATCTCAAGCGTTGCAGAGACTGAAGCAGATGGTGCATTTCTAAGATTGTCCCAAGTTACCTCTCCTGCAAAGGCAAGCCAATGGTATTCAGGGCTATTACAGGCAATCGAGTCTTTGTCTCAGATGCCTAAACGCTGTCCATTAGCGCGAGAGGATGAGTATTTTAGCCAAGAGATTCGCCAGTTACTTTATGGGCGGGGGCGTAACTCATACCGAATCCTTTTTACTGTTTTGGAGGGGCAAAACACGTTAACGGTTCGCATTCTCCACATTCGTCACGCATCACAGCAAACGATTGGTGAAGACCCTGAAGAAGCTGACGCAACATAA
- a CDS encoding four helix bundle protein codes for MEGRKEKPKDIRKRSFEYALQAIKLHQSVQEGTDRAGWILGKQYLRAATSIGANIEEAQSGESKADFIHKMSIAQKEARESLYWLHLFEESEIILRDRLQPLIQETEEIIAILTAIIRKTKQNR; via the coding sequence ATGGAGGGCAGAAAAGAGAAGCCCAAGGATATTCGGAAGCGTTCTTTTGAGTATGCTCTACAGGCGATTAAACTGCATCAGAGCGTACAAGAGGGAACGGATAGAGCAGGTTGGATATTAGGCAAACAATATTTAAGAGCAGCGACTTCAATTGGTGCGAATATAGAAGAAGCTCAGTCAGGAGAAAGTAAAGCCGATTTTATTCATAAAATGAGTATCGCTCAAAAAGAGGCGAGAGAAAGTTTATATTGGCTACACCTGTTTGAGGAATCAGAAATTATTCTTCGCGATCGACTTCAGCCCCTCATTCAAGAAACGGAAGAAATTATCGCAATCCTTACTGCGATTATTCGTAAAACTAAGCAAAATCGTTAA
- a CDS encoding nuclear transport factor 2 family protein: MPADIKAIQTVLGDYYAATRSLDVNQWLDTFAPDAIACEPVGSTPLENREARYEFFRGISDYFETVGLTEEFVKVIDNEAAVKWRGQGVGKTGKTVTFEGIDVFEFNSNAQITSVRAYWDPLAVIAELQATLQSV, translated from the coding sequence ATGCCTGCCGATATTAAAGCCATTCAAACCGTTCTAGGCGATTATTATGCTGCCACGCGATCGCTGGATGTCAATCAATGGTTGGATACCTTCGCCCCGGACGCGATCGCTTGCGAACCCGTCGGCAGCACGCCGCTGGAAAATCGAGAAGCGCGCTATGAATTTTTCCGGGGAATTTCAGATTATTTCGAGACAGTCGGACTCACCGAAGAGTTTGTCAAAGTTATTGACAATGAAGCGGCAGTCAAGTGGAGAGGACAAGGCGTTGGCAAAACGGGAAAAACCGTTACCTTTGAAGGAATTGATGTTTTTGAGTTTAACAGCAACGCTCAAATTACAAGCGTCCGTGCTTACTGGGATCCGTTAGCCGTTATTGCAGAACTTCAGGCAACTTTACAGTCTGTTTAA
- a CDS encoding MFS transporter, giving the protein MFRTFKSENLILWRQVWGLAALLAAIVLCFNAYGFYQPKILAGLGFTQLSAILVILQGLFAAILEPLVGGFSDRILRRVGSRLPQISVGVTLTGLIFALLSWLLSGNIPEGLRWIVPVLMMVWVMSTIVFRGPAIALLIQFAPLDQLPQASSIIVLVLGLVAAANPLLVLLLERMGATPTFLCGAIALLLGAFCLYSQTPQHRVAPFPTSKSQPISLQRLVLLFLIGFAAGFESNILFGIFCPILSESFPATNSGIIGAIILAISALSANLWGDFVTQYRPNHSMQSALGAMALLMGLTLLIGRSTLIHLVTIFALGLAFGLAFTATIPLALSSVPTARAGLGTGIYFGGSGAGLALFSLWMQQARIVPIAGAMAGASAFFVARFCLQRLNRL; this is encoded by the coding sequence ATGTTTCGCACTTTCAAGTCAGAAAATTTGATTCTCTGGCGGCAAGTTTGGGGATTAGCCGCGCTGCTGGCTGCGATTGTTTTATGTTTTAATGCTTACGGATTCTATCAGCCCAAAATTTTGGCTGGTTTGGGCTTTACGCAACTCTCTGCGATTTTAGTGATTTTGCAAGGGTTGTTCGCGGCAATTCTAGAACCGTTAGTGGGTGGATTTTCCGATCGCATCCTGCGTCGTGTTGGCAGTCGTTTGCCGCAAATTTCTGTGGGCGTGACGCTGACGGGTTTAATCTTTGCGCTCCTTTCTTGGCTGCTTTCGGGCAATATTCCGGAAGGTTTGCGTTGGATTGTCCCGGTTTTGATGATGGTTTGGGTAATGAGTACGATCGTATTTCGCGGTCCGGCGATCGCGCTTTTAATACAATTTGCCCCCCTCGACCAATTACCCCAAGCAAGCAGTATTATCGTTCTCGTTTTAGGATTAGTTGCAGCAGCAAACCCGCTACTCGTACTCCTCTTAGAGCGAATGGGAGCAACACCGACCTTTCTTTGCGGCGCGATCGCGCTATTATTAGGTGCATTCTGTCTCTACTCGCAAACACCCCAGCATCGAGTCGCGCCATTCCCAACTTCAAAATCGCAACCGATCTCGTTACAACGACTCGTTCTCCTCTTTCTCATCGGCTTCGCAGCGGGATTTGAATCGAACATTTTGTTCGGTATCTTTTGTCCCATTTTAAGTGAATCTTTCCCCGCTACTAATTCAGGAATTATTGGCGCAATTATCTTAGCTATTTCTGCCCTAAGTGCCAATCTTTGGGGCGATTTCGTGACCCAATATCGCCCCAATCATTCAATGCAATCTGCTTTGGGAGCGATGGCACTCTTGATGGGATTAACATTACTCATCGGCCGTTCGACTCTTATCCATCTCGTCACGATCTTTGCCCTGGGTTTGGCTTTTGGATTGGCGTTTACCGCTACGATTCCCTTAGCATTATCCAGCGTTCCGACGGCGCGAGCGGGCTTGGGAACGGGCATTTATTTTGGCGGAAGCGGCGCGGGTTTAGCGTTGTTTTCCCTTTGGATGCAGCAAGCTCGGATCGTTCCCATCGCCGGAGCAATGGCAGGCGCGAGCGCGTTTTTTGTAGCTAGATTCTGCTTGCAGAGATTGAATAGACTTTGA
- a CDS encoding DUF4126 domain-containing protein, with product MFVGILAALSASAAAGMRIALPLLAIGLLQNDILWQNVPLLSRIHPQVLLGILTSWSLFELFGSKKFLSLRALQLVELIFSPIVGALLAITAARIAQLKFEIQLEPLWTIAIVGGTLALVLKLVQVGWFFRLRRLPIWAVFAEDILCVLLVFVSFKAPEQGGLIAMLLLWLAVRSSQEWYRWYRKNE from the coding sequence ATGTTTGTTGGAATTTTAGCCGCTCTTTCAGCGTCAGCCGCAGCCGGAATGCGAATTGCCTTACCACTGCTCGCGATCGGCTTACTACAAAATGATATTCTCTGGCAGAACGTACCGCTGTTATCTCGCATTCATCCTCAAGTTTTGCTAGGTATCCTGACCAGTTGGTCGCTGTTCGAGCTATTCGGTTCAAAAAAATTCCTGAGTTTGCGCGCATTGCAATTAGTCGAACTAATATTTAGTCCGATTGTCGGTGCTTTATTGGCAATAACAGCCGCTAGAATTGCGCAGTTGAAATTCGAGATTCAACTCGAACCGTTATGGACTATTGCTATAGTTGGGGGAACATTGGCTTTAGTTCTAAAACTGGTACAAGTTGGTTGGTTTTTTCGCCTGCGACGATTGCCAATTTGGGCAGTTTTTGCAGAAGATATCCTTTGCGTTTTACTGGTCTTTGTGTCGTTTAAAGCTCCCGAGCAAGGCGGATTAATTGCCATGTTGCTGCTGTGGCTTGCCGTTCGCAGTTCGCAGGAGTGGTATCGTTGGTATCGTAAGAATGAATAA
- a CDS encoding ferritin-like domain-containing protein, with protein sequence MMQNAKTISRRNIVISGAIAGFAGAIGLPSLQKRALAEYSSDMTDELSILNNALYYEHQAIWAYSFAAGKLSDSEVGKAVLAIALANQADHKQHRDALAAAVKSLGGMPVSPESSYDVSSYLDKGEGGLDSDVNIAKLALALETDAAIAYTMEIAKLKTPALITAGASIGSTESAHAASIRAAFVSLGVKIKPVPAAFVSAENRDAWVLKV encoded by the coding sequence ATGATGCAGAATGCTAAAACGATTTCTCGTCGGAATATCGTCATTAGTGGCGCGATCGCGGGATTTGCTGGCGCGATCGGATTGCCCTCACTCCAAAAGCGCGCTCTCGCCGAATATTCAAGCGACATGACCGACGAACTGAGCATTTTAAACAATGCTTTATACTACGAACATCAAGCAATTTGGGCTTATAGTTTTGCAGCAGGAAAGTTAAGCGATTCCGAGGTTGGCAAAGCCGTTTTAGCGATCGCACTAGCCAATCAAGCCGACCACAAACAGCATCGCGATGCTCTCGCTGCTGCCGTTAAAAGTCTGGGAGGAATGCCCGTTAGTCCCGAATCGAGTTACGATGTTTCTTCCTATTTAGATAAAGGCGAGGGCGGTTTGGATTCTGATGTCAATATTGCCAAACTTGCCCTCGCTTTAGAAACCGATGCTGCCATTGCCTACACGATGGAAATTGCCAAACTGAAAACCCCCGCTTTAATTACCGCAGGAGCGAGTATCGGCTCGACAGAATCGGCTCATGCGGCGAGTATTCGGGCTGCTTTTGTCTCGTTAGGAGTCAAAATAAAACCCGTCCCCGCTGCTTTTGTCAGTGCTGAAAATCGCGATGCTTGGGTGTTGAAAGTGTAA
- a CDS encoding AraC family transcriptional regulator translates to MSLEPRQPLALDYRQANATAELLPKPPLLSSCGWNGIHLTVFGQPEFETAEHHHAMHAIAYASRNALILPAGEEDSLGKGISPTSSCSVGERWLDGKLERETRNGGEIAIIPAGTPHRCNWNRSVQFMVLAIAPEFLEAIGREWCDRVELVPHFMTARDALIEGIFSSLSDELTTGGIGGTLLIDSLKTALTIHLLRNYCTRSPQKFQPTGGLSPACVKLVTDYIQDNLQQNLQLQEIAAIAQISPYHFLRLFKQSFHLTPHQYILQSRLEKAKTLLERENASIADISQRVGFCDQSHLTRAFKRAFGTTPKQFRQHKIE, encoded by the coding sequence ATGAGCTTGGAACCCAGACAGCCGCTGGCACTCGACTATCGCCAAGCGAATGCAACGGCGGAATTGCTACCGAAACCGCCGCTATTATCTAGTTGCGGCTGGAATGGGATTCATTTAACGGTTTTCGGACAGCCGGAGTTTGAAACGGCTGAGCATCACCACGCGATGCACGCGATCGCCTATGCTTCCAGAAATGCGCTTATCTTGCCTGCTGGGGAAGAAGACAGCCTGGGAAAAGGTATCTCGCCCACTTCTTCTTGCTCGGTTGGCGAACGCTGGTTGGATGGCAAACTGGAACGGGAAACCCGCAATGGAGGAGAAATTGCCATTATTCCGGCTGGGACTCCCCATCGCTGCAACTGGAATCGTTCGGTGCAGTTTATGGTACTGGCGATCGCGCCGGAATTTTTAGAAGCGATCGGTCGGGAATGGTGCGATCGCGTCGAACTCGTTCCCCACTTTATGACGGCAAGAGATGCTTTAATAGAAGGCATTTTTAGTAGCCTCAGCGATGAATTAACCACCGGGGGAATCGGCGGTACTTTGTTAATCGATAGCCTCAAAACCGCTTTAACAATTCATCTGCTGCGTAATTATTGTACGCGATCGCCTCAAAAGTTCCAGCCGACGGGCGGTTTATCCCCTGCTTGTGTGAAGTTAGTGACGGACTACATTCAAGACAACTTGCAGCAAAACTTACAACTGCAAGAAATTGCCGCGATCGCGCAAATCAGTCCCTATCATTTCTTGCGCTTATTCAAACAAAGTTTTCACCTCACGCCTCACCAATACATTCTGCAAAGTCGTCTCGAAAAAGCAAAAACATTATTAGAACGAGAAAACGCCAGCATCGCCGATATTTCCCAGCGCGTCGGCTTCTGCGACCAAAGTCATTTAACCCGTGCTTTCAAACGTGCTTTCGGGACGACTCCTAAACAATTTCGGCAACATAAAATTGAATGA
- a CDS encoding adenylate/guanylate cyclase domain-containing protein, with translation MWAKLKKFLWEWRGVWIAGPTSATLILLLRFVGGLQMPELLVLDEYMRHRPTVPADKRIAIVGINEEDVKQIGQAIVPDRVYAEAIDKLKAQQPRAIGLDIYRDLPVPPGHEELVKVFESTPNLVGIEKVVGDSGKEMVAPPPVLKAKGQVGANDLIIDSDKRIRRGFMYLESAKGETVFSFPLHLALQYLDRDGISPRNVEGSDDTWWLGKTLFTQFKSNHGGYIRADAGGFQTIIDYRGGSGYFETVPLSDILNNRVPKDWARDRVILIGVVGESFNDSYFTPYSGSLLRSPKPVAGVEIHAALVSQILNAAIDGRPLFRSWSEPVENAWIVLWAVGGAILAWKWRKTTKRWVFMLTRAIAPSIAIGVLMGGTYIAYLYGWWLPVVPPLLAFAGSTLAITGYMAYTASKIRHTFGRYLTDAVVANLLESPEGLKLGGKRQCITILTSDLRGFTALSERLPPEEVVTILNLYLKAMLATIQEHEGTIDKFLGDGILVHFGTPETRPDDAQRAVACAIAMQLAIEEVNRTLTEMNLPLLEMGIGIHTGECVVGNIGSELHAEYTVIGNHVNLAFRIETYSTGNQILISQDTLAAIGAENLRIDGEKQVKPKGVKDNISLYEIGGIGDRYNLYLPKNEEQFIRLRWELPVLYFVLEGKQVSDTIFKGNIVSISTKGVEIRIEKGNTDSMPPPLSNLKINFLKLGDRFGISEDVYAKVLDRTASRRTFYIHFTYKPPTIAAALVSVLTDALQQSE, from the coding sequence ATGTGGGCAAAATTAAAGAAATTTCTCTGGGAATGGCGAGGTGTATGGATTGCAGGACCAACTAGCGCGACGTTAATCCTACTGTTGCGATTCGTTGGCGGGTTGCAGATGCCTGAATTGCTCGTCTTAGACGAATATATGCGCCACAGACCGACTGTTCCGGCAGATAAACGTATTGCGATTGTTGGTATTAATGAAGAGGATGTAAAACAGATCGGACAAGCGATCGTTCCCGATCGCGTCTATGCTGAAGCAATCGACAAACTCAAAGCCCAACAGCCGCGCGCTATAGGATTAGATATCTACCGCGATCTTCCCGTTCCTCCCGGTCACGAAGAACTGGTTAAGGTTTTTGAATCGACACCCAATCTAGTCGGCATTGAAAAGGTAGTCGGCGACTCCGGTAAAGAGATGGTTGCCCCTCCTCCCGTGCTGAAAGCAAAAGGACAAGTCGGCGCAAACGATCTGATTATCGATAGCGATAAGCGCATTCGCCGGGGCTTTATGTATTTAGAGAGTGCCAAAGGTGAAACAGTTTTCAGTTTCCCGTTACACCTCGCCCTGCAATATCTCGATCGCGACGGAATTAGCCCCCGAAACGTCGAAGGTTCCGACGATACTTGGTGGCTGGGAAAAACCTTATTTACCCAGTTCAAAAGCAATCATGGCGGTTATATTCGAGCCGATGCCGGCGGGTTTCAAACCATTATCGACTATCGGGGCGGGAGTGGTTATTTTGAAACGGTTCCCCTCAGCGATATCCTCAACAACCGAGTCCCCAAAGATTGGGCGCGCGATCGCGTTATCTTAATTGGAGTCGTCGGAGAAAGCTTTAATGACTCCTACTTCACGCCCTATAGCGGTAGCTTGCTGCGAAGTCCCAAACCCGTCGCCGGAGTCGAAATTCACGCCGCCCTCGTCAGTCAAATCCTCAACGCCGCGATCGACGGTCGTCCGCTTTTTCGCAGTTGGTCGGAACCCGTCGAGAATGCGTGGATTGTACTTTGGGCAGTTGGCGGCGCAATCCTAGCCTGGAAATGGCGCAAGACGACGAAACGCTGGGTTTTTATGCTCACTCGCGCGATCGCACCTTCAATCGCGATCGGTGTTTTAATGGGCGGTACTTACATCGCCTACCTCTACGGTTGGTGGCTGCCCGTTGTCCCGCCGCTTCTCGCCTTCGCCGGTTCCACCCTTGCGATTACCGGCTATATGGCCTACACCGCCAGCAAAATTCGCCATACCTTCGGGCGCTACTTAACCGATGCAGTGGTTGCGAACTTGCTTGAAAGTCCCGAAGGCTTAAAACTCGGCGGTAAGCGCCAGTGTATTACCATCCTTACTTCCGATTTGCGCGGATTTACGGCCCTTTCCGAACGATTGCCGCCCGAAGAAGTCGTTACCATCCTCAATCTTTATCTTAAAGCCATGCTCGCAACGATTCAAGAGCATGAAGGCACGATCGATAAATTCCTTGGTGATGGTATCTTAGTGCATTTTGGCACGCCGGAAACGCGGCCAGACGATGCACAGCGAGCCGTTGCTTGCGCGATCGCCATGCAACTCGCGATCGAAGAAGTCAACAGAACCTTAACAGAAATGAATCTACCCCTCCTCGAAATGGGGATCGGCATTCATACCGGCGAATGCGTCGTCGGTAATATCGGTTCGGAACTGCACGCTGAATATACCGTCATTGGCAATCACGTCAACCTCGCTTTCCGCATCGAAACCTACTCCACCGGCAATCAAATCCTGATCTCCCAAGACACACTCGCCGCGATCGGTGCAGAAAACTTAAGGATCGACGGCGAGAAACAAGTCAAGCCCAAAGGCGTAAAAGACAACATCTCCCTCTATGAAATTGGCGGAATTGGCGATCGCTACAATCTTTATCTCCCTAAAAACGAAGAACAATTTATTCGCTTGCGGTGGGAACTTCCGGTTCTGTACTTTGTGCTGGAAGGAAAACAAGTCAGCGATACAATCTTCAAAGGTAACATCGTCAGTATTTCGACTAAAGGGGTCGAAATTCGCATCGAAAAAGGCAATACCGATTCGATGCCGCCTCCCTTAAGCAACTTGAAAATCAACTTCTTAAAACTGGGCGATCGGTTTGGAATTAGCGAAGATGTGTACGCAAAGGTGTTAGATCGAACAGCTTCGCGACGGACTTTTTACATTCATTTCACCTATAAACCCCCGACTATTGCTGCGGCATTAGTAAGCGTTTTAACGGATGCGCTTCAGCAATCAGAATAA
- a CDS encoding MAPEG family protein, which produces MTIPLLSLSIFIIWTMVLAILLIAARLRHLSSGGSPADFGDPTGNKLLWRLLRAQANCAENLPLYAGVVLILAVRGVATGAIDVLAILYITFRLLHSLFHLFNFNPNYRVACLGVQFLCLLGLLASATIFT; this is translated from the coding sequence ATGACTATTCCTCTCTTGAGTTTATCCATCTTTATAATTTGGACGATGGTTTTAGCAATTCTGTTGATTGCAGCCAGACTTCGACATTTAAGTTCTGGCGGTTCGCCCGCCGACTTCGGCGATCCCACAGGCAATAAATTGTTGTGGCGTTTGCTGCGGGCGCAGGCAAACTGTGCGGAAAACTTGCCATTGTATGCTGGCGTTGTGCTTATTTTAGCAGTGCGGGGAGTCGCGACGGGCGCGATCGATGTTTTAGCGATTCTTTATATTACCTTTCGCCTGCTTCATTCCCTCTTTCATCTCTTCAACTTTAATCCCAATTATCGCGTTGCTTGTTTGGGCGTTCAATTTCTCTGCCTATTAGGTTTACTCGCCTCAGCAACGATCTTCACTTAA
- a CDS encoding cupin domain-containing protein has translation MIDESPQELAALAALDLLTEEERRLLEDNLREFPELETELAAYSDAAAALAYSAPDAAPSLDLKDRLFSTRITRPPEILHSYEVQWQPHPFPGISLGILHLDRDKGEVTALVRLEPKIEYPLHQHAGVEELFVLEGDVIAAGRVCNPGDYIRSFPGSAHAPVTEGGCLLLVRACLDDEIFAIGT, from the coding sequence ATGATTGACGAGTCACCTCAAGAACTTGCCGCCTTAGCTGCCCTCGATCTCCTCACTGAAGAGGAACGCCGCCTGCTCGAGGACAACTTGCGCGAGTTTCCCGAGTTAGAAACTGAATTAGCCGCCTATAGCGATGCAGCAGCCGCTCTCGCCTACAGCGCGCCCGATGCTGCCCCCTCCCTAGACTTAAAGGATCGCCTCTTTTCCACCCGCATTACCCGCCCGCCGGAAATTCTGCATTCCTACGAAGTTCAGTGGCAACCGCACCCTTTTCCCGGAATTAGTCTGGGTATTCTCCATCTCGATCGCGACAAAGGCGAAGTTACTGCCCTCGTGCGCCTCGAACCCAAAATCGAGTATCCCCTCCACCAACACGCCGGAGTCGAAGAACTTTTTGTCCTCGAAGGCGATGTGATTGCCGCCGGACGAGTCTGCAATCCTGGCGATTATATCCGTTCTTTCCCCGGTTCCGCTCACGCTCCCGTTACGGAAGGAGGCTGTTTGCTGCTGGTGCGCGCTTGTCTGGACGACGAAATTTTTGCGATCGGGACTTAG
- a CDS encoding thioredoxin domain-containing protein gives MFAIAARLMGLMLLVVSLVGFSLPASAFGNDAQFEAKVLQVLRDHPETIIQSLQAYQQKQRQEQQKRQQAFLEEMKANPKAVIGSSPTKGAATQDIVLVLFSDFQCPYCATVRETLKQFMLEHGDRVTLVYKNLPLTEIHQQALPAAFSAWAAGQQGKFWEYYEALFAQQKSLGEPLYQATAKAFGLDMERFERDRSSDAAGIALGKDIEMARTLAIEGTPFLVMNGEAIPGAVELADLEAVFKKVSASNTLQ, from the coding sequence TTGTTTGCGATCGCAGCTAGATTGATGGGTTTAATGTTGCTGGTGGTTAGCTTGGTTGGCTTTTCTCTACCGGCTTCTGCTTTTGGCAATGACGCTCAATTTGAAGCGAAAGTTCTGCAAGTGCTTCGAGACCATCCCGAAACGATTATCCAGTCGTTACAAGCGTATCAACAGAAACAGCGCCAAGAACAGCAGAAGCGCCAGCAAGCTTTTTTAGAGGAGATGAAAGCTAACCCAAAAGCGGTTATCGGTTCCTCGCCGACCAAGGGCGCGGCAACGCAGGATATCGTGTTAGTGCTGTTTTCCGATTTTCAATGCCCTTACTGCGCTACGGTGCGCGAAACGCTAAAACAGTTCATGCTCGAGCATGGCGATCGCGTGACGTTGGTGTATAAAAATTTACCCCTAACAGAAATTCACCAACAGGCGTTACCGGCGGCGTTTTCGGCTTGGGCAGCCGGACAGCAGGGTAAGTTTTGGGAGTATTACGAGGCACTGTTTGCCCAGCAGAAATCGTTGGGAGAACCGCTTTATCAGGCGACAGCAAAGGCGTTTGGGTTGGATATGGAACGGTTTGAGCGCGATCGCAGCAGCGATGCGGCTGGAATTGCGCTGGGGAAAGATATTGAAATGGCAAGAACGCTGGCTATTGAAGGTACGCCCTTTTTAGTCATGAATGGGGAAGCAATTCCCGGTGCGGTGGAATTGGCAGATCTCGAAGCGGTTTTCAAAAAAGTCAGCGCTTCTAATACATTACAATAG
- a CDS encoding ATP-binding protein produces MKIDIENFDLTQLPDAEDDFFEFKSSNTPHNDIKKKLSCAVSGFANSGGGCFIVGVDGNGNADNGLSLKIGKQDLRDWADQIVNQVEPVPKYEIKLINDSMGRGVIQTDSVILLVIIHESYAGPHMAPDNHYYIRAGAHTVKAKHFIVEAIWAKRHFSKPRLTHLFRLKPEEEQAIQLGIIALTDAPAIEVKINISPLPQMISHCESLFPLQVSVIDRNNPFFFDVSTYDRAKEPFGKELHLKVEYCDLAGNPYIYETKVEVSGSISPITIGNDNPAKIVRALEAINKALLQLTKFTQKFC; encoded by the coding sequence ATGAAAATTGATATTGAAAATTTTGACCTCACACAGCTTCCAGATGCAGAAGATGATTTTTTTGAATTCAAATCAAGTAACACTCCACATAATGACATCAAGAAGAAACTAAGCTGTGCAGTATCAGGCTTTGCAAATTCTGGAGGCGGATGCTTCATTGTTGGTGTTGATGGTAACGGTAATGCTGATAATGGTTTGTCCTTAAAGATCGGAAAGCAAGATTTACGGGACTGGGCAGATCAAATTGTTAATCAAGTAGAGCCAGTTCCTAAATATGAAATTAAACTAATAAATGATTCGATGGGACGAGGAGTTATTCAAACAGATTCAGTCATTCTGCTTGTTATTATTCATGAAAGCTATGCTGGTCCACACATGGCTCCGGATAATCACTATTACATTCGAGCGGGTGCTCACACAGTCAAAGCCAAACATTTTATTGTTGAGGCGATCTGGGCTAAAAGGCATTTTTCTAAACCGCGATTAACCCACTTATTTAGACTTAAACCTGAAGAAGAGCAAGCTATTCAACTCGGAATTATTGCGCTTACAGATGCTCCAGCTATCGAGGTTAAGATTAATATTTCGCCTTTGCCTCAAATGATTAGCCATTGTGAAAGCCTATTTCCCCTCCAGGTCTCCGTTATCGATCGGAATAACCCATTCTTCTTCGATGTATCAACTTACGATCGAGCGAAAGAGCCTTTTGGAAAGGAGCTACATCTTAAAGTAGAGTATTGCGATCTTGCTGGAAACCCTTACATCTATGAAACTAAGGTTGAGGTTTCTGGATCGATTTCGCCCATTACCATTGGAAATGATAATCCAGCAAAAATAGTTAGAGCACTTGAAGCAATCAACAAAGCTCTTTTACAACTAACAAAGTTCACGCAAAAATTCTGCTAA